In a single window of the Candidatus Gorgyraea atricola genome:
- a CDS encoding ATPase, T2SS/T4P/T4SS family, protein MYSLKERITEILIKNKVITDAQLKKALKVQKQKGGLLKDVLVNLGFASERDLMAALSQGLGIPPIALSRFKIDPEILKLVPADIAKKYQIVPVSKVGNILTIATADPLNVFAIDDIRSLTGFETGTIIASQKEVQDVIAEHYGGYSHAAIEDLMEDMKIADLEIIRAEAEEEVDSARLYKLVEEAPVVRLTNTILENGIKARSSDILIEPMEKSLRIRYRVDGVLKTIESLPKSRHESIVSRIKVMSRLNIAERRLPQDGRFKLRVKDNEVDFRVSILPSSKGEKVALRVLDKSSAMLDIEKLGFEKNNVAVFKKSASHPHGMILVCGPTGSGKTTTLYSLLKHVHSSEKNLITVEDPVEYQIQGVNQVTVRTEVGLTFASSLRSILRQDPDVIMIGEIRDFDTVDIAIKSALTGHLVFSTLHTTTACGSVVRLINMGVEPFLISASLISIVAQRLIRKLCPKCKESYKPSDAIIADLRIGKDKSKNSTLYRPKGCEHCFNTGYSGRLGICEILTMSPSIKNMILKNVRESEMKNQARKEGMRTLREDGLIKVLEGVTSLEEILRVTVADE, encoded by the coding sequence ATGTATTCTCTCAAAGAACGCATTACTGAGATATTGATAAAAAACAAGGTCATCACTGACGCCCAGCTAAAAAAGGCCTTGAAGGTCCAGAAGCAGAAGGGCGGCTTGCTAAAGGATGTTCTTGTTAATCTTGGATTTGCGAGCGAAAGAGATCTAATGGCAGCCTTAAGTCAGGGCTTAGGCATTCCACCCATAGCACTCTCCCGTTTTAAAATCGATCCTGAGATATTGAAGCTAGTGCCAGCTGATATAGCGAAAAAATATCAGATCGTCCCTGTCTCTAAAGTAGGAAATATCCTTACGATAGCAACGGCTGACCCCCTGAACGTATTTGCGATAGATGATATCCGTTCGCTTACAGGATTCGAGACAGGCACTATTATCGCGTCACAGAAAGAAGTACAGGATGTAATAGCAGAGCATTATGGCGGATATTCTCATGCAGCAATAGAAGACCTGATGGAGGACATGAAAATTGCAGACCTTGAGATCATCAGGGCAGAGGCTGAAGAGGAAGTTGATTCCGCACGCCTCTATAAATTAGTAGAAGAGGCGCCTGTTGTGAGATTGACAAACACGATCCTTGAAAATGGTATAAAGGCGCGATCGAGCGACATCCTGATAGAGCCAATGGAAAAATCTCTGCGCATACGATACAGGGTAGACGGAGTGCTTAAGACAATAGAGTCTTTGCCAAAGAGCAGGCATGAGTCTATTGTCTCAAGGATAAAGGTCATGTCTCGACTGAATATTGCTGAGCGCAGGCTTCCTCAGGACGGCCGTTTCAAATTAAGGGTAAAGGATAATGAAGTGGATTTCAGGGTCTCTATCTTACCTTCCTCTAAAGGCGAAAAGGTGGCGCTCAGGGTGCTGGATAAGTCTAGCGCTATGCTGGATATTGAAAAACTCGGCTTTGAAAAAAATAATGTAGCAGTGTTTAAAAAATCAGCGTCCCATCCTCATGGAATGATACTGGTGTGCGGGCCTACAGGCAGTGGAAAGACCACCACGCTTTATTCATTATTGAAACATGTCCACTCTTCTGAGAAAAATCTTATAACAGTTGAAGATCCTGTTGAGTACCAGATCCAGGGTGTGAATCAGGTCACGGTAAGGACTGAAGTAGGCCTTACGTTCGCAAGTTCATTGCGCTCTATCTTGAGGCAGGATCCTGATGTGATAATGATAGGAGAGATAAGGGATTTTGATACAGTGGACATCGCTATAAAGTCTGCGCTTACGGGACATCTTGTTTTTTCAACATTACACACGACAACCGCGTGTGGTTCAGTAGTGAGGCTTATAAATATGGGCGTAGAGCCTTTTCTTATAAGCGCCTCTTTAATATCTATAGTTGCCCAAAGATTGATCCGTAAGTTATGTCCAAAGTGCAAAGAATCTTATAAGCCAAGTGATGCGATTATTGCTGACCTGCGCATTGGTAAGGATAAGTCAAAGAACTCGACTCTTTACAGGCCAAAGGGATGCGAGCACTGTTTTAACACAGGATATAGCGGAAGGTTGGGCATATGCGAAATCCTGACCATGAGCCCGTCGATAAAAAATATGATTTTGAAAAATGTACGGGAAAGTGAGATGAAAAACCAGGCAAGAAAAGAAGGCATGCGGACACTCAGAGAAGACGGCCTTATAAAAGTGCTCGAAGGCGTTACCAGCTTAGAAGAGATATTAAGAGTTACTGTAGCGGATGAATAA
- a CDS encoding type IV pilus twitching motility protein PilT, whose protein sequence is MAIDLNQLLKEMVKQNASDLHLGVGSVPHLRVHGGLVALSEKELTENSSKDLIYSILTNEQKAHFERDRELDFAFTKEEFGRFRVNVFWQRGYVGAAIRALPFKIRSFEECGLPINVMEGFCEKPKGLVLVTGATGSGKSTTLASMVDWINSRKDCHIITVEDPIEYVHTNKKSIIDQREVGSDTLTFAKALKHVLREDPDVILIGEMRDLETVEAALTIAETGHLVLATLHTSDSVQTINRIIDVFPARQQPQVRAQLSFVMMGVLSQQLIPSRSGKDRVLAVEVLVNSAAVRSQIRESKAHQVYSTMQTAQREGMQTMNQSLFDLFVQGQITKEDALGRTTEVQDLERMFKEKT, encoded by the coding sequence ATGGCAATAGATCTAAATCAATTACTGAAGGAGATGGTAAAACAGAATGCATCGGATCTACATTTGGGAGTCGGGTCTGTCCCGCATCTAAGAGTGCATGGGGGCCTTGTGGCGCTTAGCGAGAAGGAATTGACTGAGAATTCGTCAAAGGATTTAATATATTCTATTCTTACCAATGAGCAGAAGGCGCACTTTGAAAGAGACAGAGAGTTGGATTTCGCGTTTACTAAAGAAGAATTTGGCAGATTCAGGGTCAATGTGTTTTGGCAGAGGGGATACGTTGGCGCTGCTATCAGGGCATTGCCTTTTAAGATACGGAGTTTTGAAGAATGCGGCCTGCCAATAAATGTAATGGAGGGCTTCTGCGAAAAGCCCAAAGGGCTTGTGCTTGTTACAGGCGCTACTGGCAGTGGAAAATCAACGACGCTGGCCTCGATGGTAGACTGGATCAATAGCCGCAAGGATTGTCATATAATTACGGTTGAAGACCCCATAGAGTATGTACATACTAATAAGAAGTCAATAATAGACCAAAGAGAGGTCGGCAGCGATACGCTTACTTTTGCAAAAGCGCTCAAGCATGTTCTGAGAGAAGATCCTGATGTCATCTTGATAGGGGAAATGAGAGATCTCGAGACAGTAGAGGCAGCATTGACTATTGCAGAGACAGGCCATCTGGTTTTAGCGACACTGCACACATCAGATAGCGTACAGACAATAAATCGTATCATCGATGTTTTTCCTGCGAGGCAGCAGCCCCAGGTCAGGGCACAGCTCTCGTTTGTGATGATGGGTGTTTTGTCGCAGCAGCTGATACCAAGCCGATCCGGAAAGGACAGGGTGCTGGCAGTAGAGGTTCTTGTGAACAGCGCTGCGGTGCGGAGTCAGATCAGGGAATCAAAAGCGCATCAGGTTTATTCTACTATGCAGACTGCTCAGAGAGAAGGTATGCAGACAATGAACCAGTCACTCTTTGATCTTTTTGTACAAGGACAGATTACAAAGGAAGACGCGCTGGGCAGGACCACTGAGGTGCAGGATTTAGAGAGGATGTTTAAAGAGAAGACATAA
- a CDS encoding diguanylate cyclase: protein MINFLKKMSLVPKGLKYKTMIAFSLMSLIPLLICVWLVTTYIFPNIALFLGLSLGNISLILVISIIISLLGLYTTKQMIDPVVQMAVDARGIAEGDMERVIKVDREDEIGELSMSLNIMTQKIKDNIEELKNYGEKTKLINMEINKKVLALSGLLQVGNLISSSTDLLRILDFISQKISELGNGSCSFIMLPDSVSGEPGVFSQSNIEKKRVSELVLKRGDLVTDMLIIDKASKPRSIAANKIIASLGLKNIAILPIVISRRPYGMLVLGNAKEDFLFKEDEKELLRIFVKQVTIAVENDILVKKAKELAVKDELTGLYNEGFIHARLDEEIKRACLYQRPCGYLLVDIDNFKDFNERFGESKAETLLKCLGEMLNSSVTAVDKVGRLSTDRFAIIVPEKNKKQVANVAEEIKKKVESGLAKLMEISGKLTVSIAVSENPIDGSSADELMKKAEELIKSAKSLGKNRVVV from the coding sequence ATGATTAATTTCTTGAAAAAGATGTCCCTGGTTCCTAAAGGTTTGAAGTACAAGACGATGATCGCCTTTTCTCTGATGTCGCTTATACCGCTTTTGATATGCGTATGGCTTGTTACGACTTACATCTTTCCTAACATTGCTTTATTTCTTGGTCTCTCACTGGGCAATATAAGTCTAATATTGGTTATATCTATTATTATATCCCTTCTTGGGCTGTATACGACAAAGCAGATGATAGATCCTGTGGTCCAGATGGCGGTTGACGCAAGGGGAATCGCAGAAGGAGACATGGAGAGAGTGATCAAGGTGGATCGCGAGGACGAGATCGGTGAGCTATCAATGTCTTTAAATATTATGACGCAGAAGATCAAGGATAACATAGAAGAGCTGAAGAACTATGGTGAAAAGACAAAGTTGATCAATATGGAGATAAATAAGAAGGTACTTGCGCTTTCAGGGCTTTTGCAGGTAGGCAATCTCATATCTTCTTCAACGGATCTTCTAAGGATCCTTGATTTTATATCGCAAAAGATATCAGAGCTCGGGAACGGTTCTTGCTCGTTTATTATGCTGCCGGACAGCGTTTCAGGAGAACCCGGGGTATTTTCACAGTCAAATATTGAAAAAAAGAGAGTGAGTGAATTAGTGCTTAAGAGAGGTGATCTTGTTACAGATATGCTTATTATAGATAAGGCTTCGAAGCCTAGGAGTATAGCAGCGAATAAGATTATCGCCTCGCTTGGTTTGAAAAACATTGCTATCCTTCCAATAGTTATTTCCAGAAGGCCTTACGGCATGCTCGTGTTAGGCAATGCAAAAGAGGATTTTCTGTTCAAAGAAGACGAAAAGGAGCTTCTGAGGATATTTGTTAAACAGGTTACAATAGCCGTTGAGAACGATATCCTGGTAAAGAAAGCAAAGGAGCTCGCAGTAAAGGATGAATTAACAGGACTTTACAACGAAGGTTTTATACATGCAAGGCTTGACGAAGAAATAAAAAGGGCGTGTCTTTACCAGAGGCCATGCGGTTATCTGCTCGTAGATATTGATAATTTTAAAGATTTTAACGAGCGCTTTGGCGAATCAAAAGCAGAGACTCTGCTAAAATGTTTAGGTGAGATGCTCAATAGCAGCGTGACAGCGGTAGATAAAGTCGGCCGCCTGTCCACAGACAGGTTTGCAATAATTGTTCCTGAGAAAAATAAAAAACAAGTTGCAAACGTTGCAGAGGAGATAAAGAAAAAAGTAGAATCTGGACTTGCAAAACTTATGGAGATCAGCGGGAAACTGACTGTAAGTATAGCCGTGAGCGAGAATCCCATAGATGGTTCAAGCGCAGATGAGCTTATGAAAAAGGCAGAGGAGCTTATTAAGAGCGCGAAATCATTAGGTAAAAACAGGGTTGTGGTGTGA
- a CDS encoding radical SAM protein yields MEKTILKPGRYINKEWNAVHKEWTSDRLKVALCFPDIYEIGMSHLGMKIIYGLLNSKKDILCERVFSPWVDMERKMRTEGTVLTSLESRRPLKDFDILGFSLQYEMSFVDVLNILELGEIPLRSADRGDEHPLVIAGGPCAFNPEPMADFVDAFVIGEAEEAVLEITGIIRDKGHPSTSLGTGGTRDKVLRELAKIKGVYVPTYRASNITKRIIGDLDSAYFPTDPIVPYLQIVHDRISIEIMRGCPHRCRFCQACKIFQPLRIRSVKRILEIAEESIKSTGYEEISLLSLSSGNYPYLEELVGKLGEKFKPLGIKISLPSLRVKSFDAGKAGGVVKRAGLTFAPESGSDRLRKLLNKDIENKDIIQRSEIALKSGWKKVKLYFMIGLPGEREEDLDAIIELASSIKRVNLSISPFIPKPHSEFEREGMEDIEVLKNKREYLRSKTKIRMDFHDLRMSRIEAILSRGDRKVGQVIQMAWQKGARLQAWTEHFNYDLWLQCFEESGINPDPYLTKNRDTKFPWSFIVA; encoded by the coding sequence ATGGAGAAAACTATTTTAAAACCAGGCAGATATATAAATAAGGAGTGGAATGCTGTCCATAAGGAATGGACGAGTGACAGGTTAAAGGTGGCGCTTTGTTTTCCTGATATATACGAAATAGGTATGAGTCATTTGGGGATGAAGATAATATACGGTCTCTTGAATAGCAAAAAGGATATTCTTTGTGAGCGGGTGTTTTCGCCGTGGGTTGACATGGAGCGAAAGATGAGAACGGAAGGGACTGTGCTTACGTCGCTGGAAAGCAGAAGGCCGCTGAAGGATTTTGACATACTTGGCTTTTCTCTCCAGTACGAGATGAGTTTTGTGGATGTCTTGAATATTTTAGAGCTCGGCGAGATCCCGCTTCGTAGCGCTGATAGAGGAGACGAGCATCCATTGGTCATAGCTGGCGGGCCATGCGCGTTTAATCCTGAGCCAATGGCAGACTTTGTCGATGCGTTTGTGATCGGCGAGGCTGAAGAGGCGGTACTTGAGATTACGGGCATTATTAGGGACAAGGGACATCCCTCGACTTCGCTCGGGACAGGCGGGACAAGGGACAAGGTGTTGAGAGAGCTTGCGAAGATTAAAGGTGTGTACGTTCCAACATATCGGGCATCAAATATCACGAAGCGCATCATAGGGGATCTCGACAGCGCGTATTTTCCTACAGATCCGATCGTCCCGTATCTTCAGATCGTGCATGATAGGATCAGTATTGAGATCATGCGTGGATGTCCACACCGCTGCAGGTTTTGTCAGGCGTGTAAAATATTTCAACCTCTTCGCATACGCTCAGTAAAAAGGATTTTGGAAATAGCAGAAGAGTCAATAAAAAGCACAGGGTATGAAGAGATCTCACTTTTATCTCTTTCCAGCGGAAATTATCCATATCTCGAGGAACTTGTTGGAAAGTTAGGGGAGAAGTTTAAACCGCTGGGCATAAAGATATCCTTACCCTCTCTTAGGGTCAAAAGTTTTGATGCTGGCAAGGCAGGTGGTGTTGTGAAAAGGGCTGGATTGACATTCGCGCCAGAATCCGGCAGTGATCGATTAAGGAAACTTTTGAACAAGGATATTGAAAATAAAGATATAATACAGAGATCTGAGATCGCGCTTAAATCAGGATGGAAAAAGGTCAAACTTTATTTTATGATAGGGCTGCCAGGTGAAAGAGAAGAGGATTTAGACGCGATCATAGAGCTTGCCTCGAGCATAAAAAGAGTCAACCTGAGCATCTCTCCATTTATACCAAAGCCGCATTCGGAATTTGAAAGAGAAGGCATGGAAGATATAGAAGTGTTGAAAAATAAAAGAGAATATTTACGTTCAAAGACAAAAATAAGAATGGATTTTCATGATCTTCGCATGAGCAGGATCGAAGCGATTTTATCCAGGGGAGACAGGAAAGTAGGCCAGGTTATACAAATGGCCTGGCAAAAGGGTGCCAGACTTCAGGCATGGACAGAGCATTTTAACTACGATCTCTGGCTGCAATGCTTTGAAGAATCTGGAATTAATCCAGATCCGTACCTGACTAAAAACAGAGATACTAAGTTTCCCTGGAGCTTTATTGTTGCTTGA
- the rodA gene encoding rod shape-determining protein RodA, with product MLKLDLKKYKGFDWVLMGSALGIFALGLLFLFSATYPYNGGFVLRQVVWFLLGSLIFMWMINVNYRKIVGIGNIFYFLTIALLFAVLLFGSRRLGAQRWLAIGAFNIQPSEFGKLFITLALVQYLTTHKAYARLKNIFVPLLMTIAPFILILKEPDLGTALIFVPILFMLLYVWGAPIKYLFSMIGAGVLLSPLAWFLLKDYQKERLLVFIDPGVDPLGAGYTIIQSKIAIGSGGIFGKGWLAGTQNQLNFLAERHTDFIFSVAGEEWGFFGGIVLIALYYILIRRAMAIVEKTTDPCGRLLAAGLLTMIGVQVIVNLSMTMGFMPVVGLPLPLVSYGGSSLLVTMMALGLLQSIAIHR from the coding sequence ATGCTTAAATTAGACTTGAAAAAGTATAAGGGTTTTGATTGGGTGTTGATGGGGAGCGCTCTGGGGATTTTTGCGCTAGGGCTTTTGTTTTTATTTAGCGCTACATATCCTTATAATGGGGGTTTTGTGTTGAGGCAGGTAGTTTGGTTTTTGCTGGGGTCTTTGATATTTATGTGGATGATAAACGTAAACTACAGAAAGATCGTGGGAATAGGAAATATATTTTATTTTCTGACGATAGCGCTTCTTTTTGCTGTGCTTTTATTTGGCAGTCGCAGGCTTGGCGCGCAAAGGTGGCTTGCAATAGGCGCTTTTAATATCCAGCCTTCTGAATTTGGAAAGCTTTTTATAACGCTGGCGCTCGTGCAGTATCTCACGACTCATAAAGCCTACGCGAGGCTTAAGAATATTTTCGTACCTTTACTCATGACAATAGCCCCGTTTATTCTCATACTTAAAGAGCCTGATCTAGGGACTGCGCTTATCTTTGTCCCGATATTATTTATGTTGTTGTACGTCTGGGGCGCGCCAATTAAATATTTATTTTCTATGATAGGCGCTGGCGTTTTACTATCTCCGTTAGCGTGGTTTTTATTAAAGGACTATCAGAAGGAAAGACTCCTGGTGTTCATTGATCCTGGCGTGGATCCGTTAGGCGCTGGCTATACGATTATCCAGTCGAAGATAGCCATAGGTTCAGGGGGGATTTTTGGAAAGGGTTGGCTGGCTGGCACGCAAAACCAGTTAAATTTTCTGGCAGAAAGGCATACAGATTTTATATTTTCTGTAGCAGGAGAAGAATGGGGATTTTTCGGGGGCATTGTTTTAATCGCCCTTTATTATATTTTAATAAGACGGGCAATGGCTATAGTTGAAAAGACTACTGATCCCTGCGGCAGGCTTCTGGCTGCAGGACTATTGACGATGATAGGCGTGCAGGTAATTGTAAATCTGAGTATGACCATGGGATTTATGCCAGTTGTGGGACTACCTTTGCCTCTTGTGAGTTACGGCGGCTCATCACTTTTGGTCACAATGATGGCGCTGGGCCTCTTGCAGAGCATAGCAATACACAGGTAG
- the mrdA gene encoding penicillin-binding protein 2 → MRIRALNFLFAILFILLAAYLYYLQVIKGPLYRDLSYKNSIRLLNIAAPRGIIYDRNDNAIVDNTLAFGVFIIPQEAGDVDVEIAKLSSLLNIPESLLKRNYKRNYQAPFAPCELLKNVSKREAVLIEESKLDMPGVLVREFPLRRHVYKKASAHIVGYVGEINKSELELLRSYGYNARDLIGKDGIEKVIDGHLRGRDGGMQVQVDNRGRQVKILNFKRPRKGNDISLTIDAKLQNFLWRAMKEKKGAAVFMDVSSGEILAMVSTPSYDPGGSILSVLNDSDAPLLNRAIMGQYPPGSIFKIVVALAGLESDKITPETDFLCRGRLKVGAGNFHCWNRDGHGAMHIRDAIAQSCNIYFYNVGLSIGAEKILEYAKSLGFGKKMRIELLGEMQGFLPSRAWKKTERRESWYAGDTANLSIGQGYVLVTPLQIVRMVAAVANGGYLIEPHILERKPRKIKLKLQEKNLQLIRSAMRGVVDDKDGTGFRAWSSDVSIAGKTGTSQAGGDLRTHAWFAGFAPYEKPEISFVVFLEHGGSGGDVAALIARKAIEYWYTR, encoded by the coding sequence ATGAGGATAAGGGCTTTAAATTTTTTATTTGCGATTCTTTTTATATTGTTGGCCGCCTACCTTTATTATCTCCAGGTGATCAAAGGCCCGCTTTATAGAGATCTTAGTTACAAAAACAGCATTCGTCTCTTAAATATAGCCGCGCCCAGAGGGATCATATATGATAGAAACGATAATGCGATCGTCGATAACACGCTCGCCTTCGGTGTCTTTATAATACCGCAAGAGGCCGGTGATGTCGATGTCGAGATAGCAAAGCTTTCCAGTCTTCTGAATATCCCAGAGAGTTTATTGAAAAGAAATTACAAACGCAACTATCAGGCGCCGTTCGCGCCATGCGAGTTGTTAAAAAATGTATCCAAGAGAGAGGCAGTTCTCATAGAGGAGTCAAAGCTGGATATGCCAGGCGTCCTGGTCAGAGAATTTCCTTTAAGGAGGCATGTATACAAAAAGGCTTCTGCGCATATCGTTGGTTATGTGGGAGAGATAAATAAGAGCGAGTTGGAGTTACTCAGGAGTTATGGTTATAATGCCAGGGACCTGATAGGCAAGGATGGCATTGAAAAGGTTATTGATGGTCATCTGCGTGGCAGGGATGGAGGCATGCAGGTGCAGGTTGATAATCGCGGCCGACAGGTGAAGATCTTGAATTTTAAAAGGCCAAGGAAGGGCAATGATATCTCTCTTACAATAGACGCGAAACTGCAGAATTTTTTATGGAGAGCGATGAAAGAAAAAAAAGGCGCAGCAGTCTTTATGGATGTTTCGAGCGGGGAGATCCTGGCTATGGTCAGCACACCTTCTTATGATCCCGGAGGTTCGATCCTTAGCGTCCTTAACGACAGCGATGCGCCTCTTTTAAATAGGGCTATCATGGGCCAATATCCACCCGGTTCAATTTTTAAAATAGTTGTTGCGCTTGCGGGCCTGGAGTCTGATAAAATAACGCCAGAGACGGATTTTCTTTGCCGGGGAAGATTAAAGGTCGGTGCAGGCAATTTTCACTGCTGGAATAGGGACGGTCATGGAGCGATGCATATTAGAGATGCGATTGCGCAGTCGTGCAATATTTATTTTTATAACGTGGGACTTTCAATAGGTGCTGAAAAGATTTTGGAATATGCTAAGAGTTTAGGCTTTGGGAAAAAGATGCGTATAGAGCTTTTGGGTGAGATGCAGGGTTTTTTGCCATCGCGGGCATGGAAGAAGACAGAGAGAAGAGAAAGCTGGTATGCGGGTGACACTGCGAATCTTTCAATAGGTCAGGGTTATGTGCTTGTTACGCCTTTACAGATAGTTCGCATGGTAGCAGCTGTGGCAAACGGAGGCTATCTTATTGAACCGCATATATTGGAGAGAAAGCCCAGGAAGATAAAGTTAAAGCTGCAGGAAAAAAATCTACAATTGATCAGAAGCGCGATGAGGGGCGTTGTCGATGATAAGGACGGCACAGGGTTTCGGGCATGGAGCAGTGACGTTTCTATTGCTGGCAAGACCGGCACTTCTCAGGCCGGGGGAGACCTGAGGACGCATGCGTGGTTTGCTGGATTCGCGCCTTATGAAAAACCCGAGATTAGTTTTGTAGTTTTTTTGGAACACGGCGGATCAGGCGGTGATGTTGCCGCGCTTATCGCGAGAAAGGCGATAGAATACTGGTATACCCGTTAG
- the mreC gene encoding rod shape-determining protein MreC, with the protein MGKKEKNLPFVIVFLSVASLLFLSQIFSAETQIKILNIFRMPLKVVSGSYYALRDISNFNEMRSENKILREDLINLKKEILKLQETRLENKRLRELLDFTEAKRHKFVPAMMIAKDPSGLKDTIIIDKGKSRNVRKGMVVISGNGLVGRVREVGWSIARVLLITDRDSVVSAIVQRTRDEGAITGNMRSGLIMKYLDLDCEVKEGDKIITSGFSGIFKKEILIGEVVSVDKDASGLYLNALVEPEVDMRQLQEVLVIR; encoded by the coding sequence GTGGGCAAAAAAGAGAAAAACCTTCCTTTTGTAATAGTATTTCTTAGTGTAGCCAGCCTTTTATTTCTTTCCCAAATTTTTTCAGCAGAGACCCAAATAAAAATCCTGAATATATTCCGCATGCCGCTTAAGGTGGTATCTGGTTCGTATTATGCGCTGCGCGATATCTCTAATTTTAATGAGATGCGGAGCGAGAATAAGATCTTGCGCGAGGATCTGATCAATCTGAAAAAAGAGATCTTAAAATTGCAGGAGACTCGCTTGGAAAATAAGAGACTTAGAGAGCTCCTTGATTTTACAGAAGCTAAAAGACATAAATTTGTGCCAGCCATGATGATAGCCAAGGATCCTTCGGGTCTAAAGGACACGATTATTATCGATAAAGGTAAGAGTCGCAATGTGCGCAAAGGCATGGTGGTGATAAGTGGGAATGGCCTTGTGGGCAGAGTGCGCGAGGTGGGCTGGAGCATTGCCAGGGTACTTTTGATCACTGATCGTGATTCAGTGGTCAGCGCTATTGTCCAGCGCACAAGGGATGAGGGCGCGATTACAGGAAATATGCGTTCAGGTCTTATTATGAAATATCTGGATTTAGATTGCGAGGTCAAGGAAGGCGACAAGATCATTACTTCCGGATTCAGTGGTATATTTAAAAAGGAGATATTGATAGGCGAGGTGGTCTCTGTGGATAAGGACGCGAGCGGACTTTATCTAAACGCGCTTGTAGAGCCAGAAGTAGACATGAGACAGTTACAAGAGGTACTCGTAATTCGTTAG
- a CDS encoding rod shape-determining protein, translating into MTQFFRLLKKGIDYLLGLFSNDMGIDLGTATTLVYVKGRGIVLCEPSVVAIQKGVRNILAVGEEAKRMLGRTPGNIVAIRPMKDGVIADFEITEDMLRYFIKKVHNRRVFVRPRMVIAIPSGITEVEKRAVKDSAEHAGAREVYLVEEPISAAIGVGLPIQDPSGNMIIDIGGGTTEIAVISLAGIVFSRSIRIGGDELDEAIIEHLKKTYNLMIGERTAEEIKIKIGSAYPLEEELTMEVRGRDLVAGLPKTITISSEEIREAVAGPISAILEATRMTLERTPPELSADLIERGIILAGGGALLRGMDKLISEETGLPVHIAEDPMTAVAIGTGKVLSEIKYLKKVTVRSRLDF; encoded by the coding sequence ATGACGCAGTTTTTTAGACTTTTAAAAAAAGGCATTGATTATTTGTTAGGTCTTTTCTCGAATGATATGGGGATCGATCTTGGCACTGCTACGACCCTTGTCTATGTAAAGGGCCGCGGAATAGTTTTGTGCGAACCATCAGTGGTCGCGATTCAGAAGGGAGTGCGCAATATACTGGCAGTAGGAGAAGAGGCAAAGCGAATGCTGGGACGCACGCCAGGCAATATCGTTGCGATAAGGCCGATGAAGGATGGTGTTATTGCTGATTTTGAAATAACAGAAGATATGCTCCGATATTTTATAAAAAAGGTCCACAATCGCAGGGTATTTGTGAGGCCGCGTATGGTGATCGCGATCCCGTCTGGCATTACAGAGGTGGAGAAGAGAGCTGTGAAGGATTCCGCAGAGCATGCTGGCGCGCGCGAGGTCTACCTGGTGGAGGAACCGATTTCAGCAGCTATTGGCGTGGGGCTTCCGATTCAGGATCCGAGCGGCAACATGATCATTGATATTGGCGGCGGCACGACTGAGATAGCTGTTATATCGCTCGCAGGTATTGTATTTTCGCGCTCTATTCGTATAGGTGGTGACGAGCTGGACGAGGCGATTATTGAACATCTGAAAAAGACGTATAATCTTATGATCGGTGAACGCACAGCAGAGGAGATAAAGATAAAGATAGGCTCTGCGTATCCGCTTGAAGAAGAGTTGACAATGGAGGTGCGCGGTCGCGATTTAGTGGCAGGCCTTCCCAAGACGATCACGATTTCTTCTGAAGAAATAAGAGAAGCAGTCGCAGGCCCGATCTCAGCAATACTCGAGGCCACCAGGATGACGCTTGAAAGGACTCCACCGGAACTTTCAGCTGATCTGATCGAGAGGGGAATTATTCTAGCAGGAGGCGGTGCTCTTTTAAGAGGAATGGATAAGCTGATAAGCGAAGAGACAGGATTGCCTGTCCATATAGCTGAAGACCCCATGACCGCAGTGGCAATAGGCACTGGCAAGGTCTTAAGCGAAATAAAATACCTAAAGAAAGTCACTGTTCGTTCTAGGCTGGATTTTTAA